The Amblyomma americanum isolate KBUSLIRL-KWMA chromosome 2, ASM5285725v1, whole genome shotgun sequence genome contains the following window.
TTTGCTTCCAGGAGCTCAAGAATCCCCCTACTGGGGCGGGCAGTGAGGATGGGGAGCTCGACTGGCCATACTTCCAGCTGCTTGACGACGGCATGAGCGGCCGGCCGATTAAAAGTCCACCGCGCCTCATTGCATCGGCCCAAGGCGGCAGTGCTGCTGGTGGCAGTGCTGCTGAATGACCGGCTGGAGGGGTGGTTTGTAGCTAACAGCAGTATTTGCATGGTCGAGCTgtcctcttttcttttctctattGCACTGCATTCTTACTTAGCCTACCTCTTCAAACCTTGGGAATTTCTGCACGCCACATCAAAGCCTGCAACCTGGGAATGTCTCCAGTGCTCATCCAAGCTCTGGTGGAACGCCTGCACTGGCCATCACCAGTCTGGCTGCCTCTTCTGAACTTTCTTAAAGTTTGTGGCTTCTTTTCTTATGTTATGCCAAGGATCCTGAGCCACCACGTgaggagcgacggaaaaaaaAGGTGCCGTCAATCTGCTGATGTTGCAGAACATCTGCTAGAAAACATGGAGCGGCAGAAAGATATGTCAAAAATGTTCGACTGTTTCATGTCGAAACATTCTTGATATGTTTATATAATGTAATATTCTGTCGCATGGagaaggactttgcacttgtgaaagagaggacgacaaccctcttttctgttgcacaagtgcaaagtcctttacgtgaacaaatgtcaaattacgcgagaaattgttgaggctttggagatagcgcgagctggcgaTGACTGCGGAAGTCAATTCTGTTGccacaaaaagagatgtcctatcttaCATCTTTCAAGTGTGTCACTCGATGACTGTTATCTTTCACAATTCTAGGATAATGCCTTGCAGACATTATCGACAGTATAAAATTCCGCTTctggcatgaaataaaatcagttggaagtaagcgctcgtgttgtctgtctcaTTCTGTGTCATTTTTTGCGCTTTttcgttcagcatggaaaaccaactcacccaaacGCGGCCAttattcttaatctcatccacccacctaactttctgccgccccctgctatgcttgccttctcttggaatccactccgttacccccaAGGattagcggttatcttgccttcgcattacatgccctgccgaagcaaATGTCTTTCCGTTGATTTCGActagatgtcattaacccacgttggTTTCCTCATCCACTACGCCcggttccggtctcttaacgtttcacctatcatttttttttccatacctCGTTGTGTggtccttagcctccacgtttctgccctgtagatgagtaccagtaagatacagttgtatacttttctcttgagagattctggtaaactgtcattcatgatccgagagaacctgccatatgcacttcaccccattcttattcttccagttatttccctctcatgatcatgAGCGGCCACTGCCTCCCAAAAGTAGACGTGTTCCtttaccacttcaagcacctcactaccaattgtgaactgctgttcccttgctacactggtgaacattactttggttatcTCCATGTTAGTTTTAAGAGGTACCATTCTGCTGTAATTGAACAaaccattttatttattttcaatgccTTCAATGTGccgaggcattacagaggggagtgggggaacaacaacaaaaatgttCAAAAGCGGCAAAACTAAGTAGGTAACATAAATGTAAGATAATACAACATTCCAAGAAAGCAAAGAAGCACAGAAACAACAGCAAACAAAGTATACATtacaagaaagcaaagaaataaagcacagaaacaacagcaaaaaagtaATGCATAAATCAAAAGGAcaacagcacaggaaaaaaatgcGAAGAAATGATGAAGCAAAAATAACTAGGGGTGTCACACATCAGCCTCATCAGCGACTGAAGATATACAACATAGTCATTTATGCCAGACACagctgcgggaaggtggttccactcttTTGAGGTGCGGGTTAGTATGAACAGCCTGGTTTAAATCACAACGTGATAGTCGTGATCACCAGCTGCTGTTGGACAGCAGCTGGCAGCTAGGTCATTCCTGAATTATGAGGAATCCTGTTCATTGGACGTTTCATCTACATCATTATCTGGGGCGTCTGGCTCCGTATCGTCGTCTGAGAGCTCTGGAGCTTCATCATGCATTCTCATGCACAGATTGTGCATTGCAGCACAGGCAGCCACAACGTCTGGCGCCTTTCGCACCAAGGCTTCCAGAGCCTTGGTGAATACTGATCTCCAGCGACCCTTCGAATAAACCAAAAGCCCGCTGAACAATGCAGCGCGCTTTTGCATGAGCCTTGTTGAAGCTGATCTCAACAGGGCTTTGTGTCTCTTTGAAGGGTGTTGTGATGGTGATCGGTGGTTAAATTTGGGTTACCTGAGTCCTCCAAGATGGCGTATCCCACAGGTGGGTAAAGGCTGCCAACGTATATCGGACTGCTTCTGAGTACTCTGGCGTCATGAACACTGTCAGGGTACGTACCCAGTTAAAATATCTAAGAATATGCCACGATGGTGACACACTGCCTGTAGTTGAATAGAATAAAACTATTTTCGGCAGAAATAATCTTGGTGCAATGACTCGGATGCTTGAATCCTCACGTGACAACCATCAATTGCTCCTACAAAGCCGTCAAAGCGGTCATTCCCGGAGAGGGCTTTAAATCCTGCCTCAATTTGTGGGAGTTCGTTTTGTTTTGGGAGGTAGGCCATTCTATCCAGCTGCCTCATTATTAGGTTGAGTGCAGAGGTGACCATTCGGAAAGTGGTggtccttggtgcattaaaacaAGCCCACACCACACGGTACGAAGTTCCGCACGCGAATCAGAACAAGAAGACCAGGAGGTGCACCTCTCTACTCCATCCGTGGGTCCTTGTAGGTTGGTCGGCCCAAAGCTGATTCATCAGTTCTCGGAAGGACTCTCTGGTGATTCTAAAGTGATGCTTGAAATCAAGCTCCTGATTGTGGAGGTACTCAAGGAGTATCGAACGCTGTGTTAGGCAGCAGTAGGGGCCTCTGCCCTGTAAAATAAAGAAAGGTGTCACAATGCTGAATTACAAAGACAATTTTCACAATAACATTGTCAAGCAAAGTTTCAAACCAAGTGCACAATTGCATTTTAGTAATTCAGTGAGAGGTGTTGCTCCTGATTATCATTCTC
Protein-coding sequences here:
- the LOC144119531 gene encoding uncharacterized protein LOC144119531, which codes for MVSKASRIIQELELWGATPEQCSKKWLILLIKCKELKNPPTGAGSEDGELDWPYFQLLDDGMSGRPIKSPPRLIASAQGGSAAGGSAAE